From the genome of Nicotiana sylvestris chromosome 2, ASM39365v2, whole genome shotgun sequence, one region includes:
- the LOC104213946 gene encoding uncharacterized protein → MEGNGKIRPNRSDVHVSKEEEAKIEEATREYFDGITPKRHTKPQRSDYSSSYTDDIPSDDSNIPELLEFQRLENDPQKLVYSGNSQVTEEFVETEYYKDLNGIDKQHHTTGTGFIKVENAKGNTFNIGADSATDSYHAYKGNPATNDWIPSAVDAVNFISDKPSRSDN, encoded by the exons atggagggCAATGGAAAAATTAGGCCAAATAGAAGTGATGTGCATGTGTCAAAGGAGGAAGAAGCAAAGATAGAGGAAGCAACAAGAGAGTATTTTGATGGGATAACACCAAAAAGACACACTAAGCCACAACGTAGTGACTATTCTTCTTCTTATACTGATGATATTCCTTCAGATGATAGTAATATTCCTGAACTCCTTGAATTCCAACGTCTAGAGAATGATCCTCAG AAACTGGTTTACAGTGGAAACAGCCAAGTGACGGAGGAATTTGTGGAGACAGAGTATTACAAGGATCTCAATGGCATTGACAAGCAGCACCACACG ACAGGAACAGGATTTATCAAAGTGGAGAATGCAAAGGGGAACACTTTCAATATAGGAGCTGATTCTGCTACTGATTCATACCATGCTTACAAAGGGAATCCAGCTACTAATGACTGGATTCCATCTGCTGTTGATGCG GTTAATTTTATCTCGGACAAACCAAGCAGAAGTGATAACTGA